The Pseudomonas sp. IB20 region ATCGTCTCCAACCCGGAATTCCTCAAGGAAGGCTCGGCCGTGGCCGACTGCCGTCGCCCGGACCGCATCATCATCGGCTGCGAGCGTGAAGAAGTGCGTGAAGTGATGCGCGACCTGTACGCGCCGTTCAACCGCAACCACGACCGCATCATCTTCATGGACCTGCGCAGCGCCGAACTGACTAAGTACGCCGCCAACTGCATGCTGGCCACCAAGATCAGCTTTATCAACCAGATCGCCGAACTGGCCGAGCACCTGGGCGCCGACATCGAAGCCGTGCGCCTGGGCATCGGCGCCGACTCGCGCATCGGCTACCACTTTATCTACCCCGGTTGCGGCTATGGCGGCTCGTGCTTCCCCAAAGACATGCGCGCCCTGATCCACAGCGCCAAGCAAGCCAATTGCTCCAGCGACCTGCTCGAAGCCGTTGAGGCCATCAACCAGCGCCAGAAGAGCAAGCTGTTCGAACGCGTCAACGCCTACTTCAAGGGCAACTTGCAGGGTAAAACCTTCGCCTTGTGGGGCCTGGCGTTCAAGCCCAACACCGATGACATGCGCGATGCGCCAAGCCGTGTGCTGATGGAAGCCCTGTGGGCAGCGGGCGCCCATGTGCGCGCGTTTGACCCTGAAGCCATGCAGGAAACCCAGCGCATCTACGGCGACGAGTCGCGCCTGACCCTGCTGGGCACGCCGGAATCGGCGTTGAGCGGCGCTGATGCGCTGATCGTCTGCACCGAATGGCAGCAGTTCAAGGCACCGGATTTCGACCTGATCCACACCCGCCTGAAAAACCCGGTGATCTTCGACGGCCGTAACCTGTACGACGGCGAGCGCCTGGCACGCAAAGGCTTCAAATACTTCCCAATAGGGCGAGGTGACTCCTGCGAACTGCCGATCCCTCAGCAAAACTGGGTGCCGCAGGTCAAGGAAGCCTGAGACGTGAATAGAGCTCAACCTCCCCTGCTCACCGCAACGATCCGCCACCAGTCGCTGGGGCTTGGGCTCCTGGCCCTGGTGCTGTTTATAGTGGGTAACTGGCACCAGGCGATTATCGGGTTTGACTCGCGCTTTGTGCTGTTTGCCCAGGAAATGCTGCGCCATGGGCCGAGCTTCTTCCCCACGACCTATGGCCAGCCCTACGCCGACTACCTGGCGACCTCGACGTTGCTGACGTGGGTCTTGTCGTTGCCGTTCGGCCAGGTCACCAGCTTGACCGCGTGGTTGCCCACCTCCATCGCTTCGGCGCTGATCGTCACGCTGGTGTATCGCCTGACAGCGCCCTACTCCACGCGCTGGGGCCTGCTGAGTATCGCGATGTTGCTGCTCAGCAGCACCTTCATCAGCGAAACTCGTGCGGTGTCGCTGGACCAGATGCTCGCCGCGGTCGTTTTGGCGGTGTTCTACCTAGGTTATGCGCATGATCACTTCGGCGCGGCTAAACGCCTGCATTGGCTGTTCCTGCTGCTGATTATCGGCTTTGCGGTGCGTGGGCCGATTGGCCTCGTGATCCCCACTGGCGTGCTGTGCAGCTATTACCTGCTCAACCGGCAATGGCGCCAACTGTTCACCTTCGGCTTGATTGCCTTGGCGTTGCTGGCGGCGTGTGTCGGTTTGTTGCTGCTGCTGGCCAAGCTCAGTGGTGGCGAGGACTTCATGCAGGACGTGATCCGCATGCAGTTCCTGGGGCGTATGGACGGCACCGAAGGCTCCAGCGGCGTGCTGTATTACTTCACCAGTTCCATGGGCAATTATGCCTTG contains the following coding sequences:
- a CDS encoding UDP-glucose dehydrogenase family protein; its protein translation is MKISVFGSGYVGLVQATVLAEVGHDVICMDVDKSKVESLQKGHVTIFEPGLAAMVKENLESGRLHFTFDEKLAVEHGEVLFIAVGTPSDEDGSADLKYVLSVGDAVSRHRVEPVILVEKSTVPVGTGDTLRAHIEKSLRVAGRHLEFDIVSNPEFLKEGSAVADCRRPDRIIIGCEREEVREVMRDLYAPFNRNHDRIIFMDLRSAELTKYAANCMLATKISFINQIAELAEHLGADIEAVRLGIGADSRIGYHFIYPGCGYGGSCFPKDMRALIHSAKQANCSSDLLEAVEAINQRQKSKLFERVNAYFKGNLQGKTFALWGLAFKPNTDDMRDAPSRVLMEALWAAGAHVRAFDPEAMQETQRIYGDESRLTLLGTPESALSGADALIVCTEWQQFKAPDFDLIHTRLKNPVIFDGRNLYDGERLARKGFKYFPIGRGDSCELPIPQQNWVPQVKEA
- a CDS encoding ArnT family glycosyltransferase, which produces MNRAQPPLLTATIRHQSLGLGLLALVLFIVGNWHQAIIGFDSRFVLFAQEMLRHGPSFFPTTYGQPYADYLATSTLLTWVLSLPFGQVTSLTAWLPTSIASALIVTLVYRLTAPYSTRWGLLSIAMLLLSSTFISETRAVSLDQMLAAVVLAVFYLGYAHDHFGAAKRLHWLFLLLIIGFAVRGPIGLVIPTGVLCSYYLLNRQWRQLFTFGLIALALLAACVGLLLLLAKLSGGEDFMQDVIRMQFLGRMDGTEGSSGVLYYFTSSMGNYALAYPLALLVLLAVAVGGRRAPDPALQLVLYCAAAGLLVMLGLSVPQAKKARYILPMLPMAAIIAAYPFQVSQGRLFAGLRGLMLGIWTLLPALLVIGLVVARKRYPEQLSSLGLMFTLLGVLQVLALLAVLKPRLRPLAPAFAAVLALWSTYIVVVEPLERTLYDTRTFSLAVKAQIRQQPAPVILHGLGKDAKAIKFMVNFGCDKVPLFTQTSADLTPLQGPAWLVMSAADFERLQDPRLRTLTPTLTGEFDKDPYVLLHLARAPAP